One part of the Sneathia vaginalis genome encodes these proteins:
- a CDS encoding DUF4198 domain-containing protein: MKKSIFSLTILLSTLSFAHFQMISTSNFAIDSSAKNVKLDMLFTHPAENGFSMDIGKNAKGEIKPVEAFLLKKGDTVINAKDKLIKTKFGKKDNKALAYTYDFNFKEGLRPGVWTVIFVPAPYFEKSEDGYIKQATKVYIKKGDTESDEWQERQMPKGEPEIIPHIDPTNVWKNQVFTAKVVDENGNPAKNKRVEVEFKNYDIKDGMFVGKPKTEHSTAVILTDDNGMFSFVPTEKGQWGFSVIDAATKKTLDGKEVEHDAVLWIEVQK, encoded by the coding sequence ATGAAGAAATCAATTTTTTCTTTAACAATATTATTAAGTACATTGTCATTTGCACATTTTCAAATGATAAGTACATCTAATTTTGCTATTGATAGTTCAGCAAAGAATGTTAAACTTGATATGTTATTTACACACCCAGCAGAAAATGGATTCTCTATGGATATAGGGAAGAATGCTAAGGGTGAAATTAAACCAGTTGAAGCTTTTCTATTAAAAAAGGGAGATACTGTAATAAATGCTAAGGATAAATTAATAAAGACAAAATTTGGTAAAAAAGATAATAAGGCTTTAGCATACACATACGATTTTAATTTTAAAGAAGGGTTGAGACCAGGGGTTTGGACAGTTATTTTCGTCCCAGCACCATACTTTGAAAAGAGTGAAGATGGATATATTAAACAAGCAACAAAAGTATACATAAAGAAGGGCGATACAGAAAGTGATGAATGGCAAGAACGTCAAATGCCTAAAGGTGAACCAGAAATAATACCACATATAGATCCAACAAATGTATGGAAGAACCAAGTATTTACAGCAAAAGTTGTAGATGAAAATGGAAATCCAGCAAAGAATAAAAGAGTTGAAGTTGAATTTAAAAATTATGATATAAAGGATGGTATGTTTGTAGGTAAACCTAAAACAGAACATTCAACAGCAGTAATATTAACAGATGATAATGGTATGTTCTCATTTGTTCCTACTGAAAAAGGACAATGGGGATTCTCAGTAATAGATGCTGCTACTAAGAAAACATTAGACGGTAAAGAAGTAGAACACGATGCAGTTTTATGGATAGAAGTTCAAAAATAG
- a CDS encoding acetate/propionate family kinase, protein MKVFVLNSGSSSIKFQIIETNTQKTLMKGLCERIGHENSIYTVTNVEKDLKDKNVPVYFHDHEEAIKKVLSLITDERIGVLKDYSEIDAIGHRVVHGGEYFKDSAVITDEVLKDIESVSHLAPLHNPANIKGINVCKRLMPDKANVAVFDTSFHQTLEEEKYIYALKYEDYEKYQIRKYGFHGTSVRYIVKKLDKIDSSLKNIIVCHLGNGASITAVKDGKSFDTTMGFTPLAGLPMGTRSGDIDPSILEYLSNVKEFNEKEMLNYLNKECGMKGLCGSSDNRDILSLIDKGNKNAKLALNVFCNKIASYIGSYYVELGGLDAIIFTGGIGENSPETREYVCDRLKAIGVKLDKGHNFMRTNDDVLLTDRDSKVKVYRIRTNEELMIALDVERLVL, encoded by the coding sequence ATGAAAGTTTTTGTATTAAATAGTGGGAGTTCTTCTATTAAATTTCAAATAATTGAAACAAATACGCAAAAAACACTTATGAAAGGTTTGTGTGAAAGAATAGGGCATGAAAATTCAATATACACAGTAACAAATGTAGAGAAAGATTTGAAGGATAAGAATGTACCAGTATACTTTCATGATCACGAAGAAGCAATAAAAAAGGTCCTTTCCCTTATAACAGACGAAAGAATAGGAGTATTAAAGGATTATTCTGAAATAGATGCGATAGGACATAGAGTTGTTCATGGTGGTGAATACTTTAAAGATTCTGCAGTAATTACAGATGAAGTGTTAAAGGATATAGAGAGTGTGTCACATTTAGCACCATTACATAATCCAGCAAATATTAAAGGAATCAATGTGTGTAAAAGACTTATGCCAGATAAGGCTAATGTAGCAGTATTTGATACATCATTCCATCAAACATTGGAAGAAGAAAAATATATATATGCACTAAAGTATGAAGATTATGAAAAGTATCAAATAAGAAAATATGGATTCCATGGGACATCAGTTAGATACATAGTAAAAAAATTGGATAAGATAGATTCTAGTTTAAAGAATATAATAGTATGTCACCTTGGTAATGGTGCATCAATTACAGCAGTAAAAGATGGAAAATCATTTGATACAACTATGGGATTCACACCACTAGCAGGGCTTCCTATGGGAACACGTAGTGGAGATATAGATCCATCAATATTAGAGTACTTATCTAATGTTAAGGAATTTAATGAAAAAGAAATGTTAAATTATCTTAATAAAGAATGTGGTATGAAGGGGCTATGTGGTAGCTCAGATAATAGGGATATACTATCACTAATTGATAAGGGTAACAAGAATGCAAAGTTAGCACTTAATGTATTTTGTAATAAAATAGCAAGCTATATAGGTTCATACTATGTAGAATTAGGTGGATTAGATGCAATAATATTCACAGGAGGTATAGGTGAAAACTCACCTGAAACAAGAGAATATGTCTGTGATAGATTGAAGGCTATAGGTGTAAAGTTAGACAAAGGGCATAATTTCATGAGAACTAATGACGATGTACTGTTAACCGATAGAGATTCTAAAGTTAAAGTATATAGAATTAGAACTAATGAAGAGCTTATGATTGCACTAGATGTTGAAAGATTAGTTTTATAG
- a CDS encoding YadA-like family protein — MKNIEKYVKSSLKKKITVNRALIILFMITGSFSMSAQGDYIIKSNALGRNSFAKNGYVFGDNSIVGSKDGKDVDKIKEILGKLKELNDQKKDLEKELRNTTDTEKQAELRIKISEKELEITKEENKLLGIVPDGGNNSYAIGNETTTLGKNTFTIGDKSYTKGDKTYSLGDKNEVYGDSNQVHGNNNKVGTEEKTIKGNLVFGNDNKVYSETLTSSGTEHGSGKFVPQTPKAKYNENEIFGNKNKVYGDENISFGSNNIIGTDKKKVEKNIVLGSNVTIDGISNAIVFGDKSTAVKDAVSFGNDKKQRKLKFVAKGTDKTDAVNVEQLDDYAKKEELSKYLKSEDVDVKSANNYISVSGTGKKYTLTFNKDELAKDLDLSNNTTLKGKANANADNIDITTWQTKLGNGEIADGNTGLVTGGKVYTELNKKLSDITVAGDTYITATKDTNDKSKYTLAFNKEKLVNDLDLSNNATLKGKANVNADNIDITTWQTKLGNGEIADGNTGLVTGGKVYTELNKKLSDITVAGDTYITATKDTNDKSKYTLAFNKEKLVNDLDLSNNATLKGKANANADNIDITTWQTKLGNGEIADGNTGLVTGGKVYTELNKKLDIDAKNITDDGVATLTTKLGTGEIKDNNNNLVTGGTVKKYITEEINNINTKVSGKLSSEDVDVKGDEYITVNKDVQKPNHYSLVFDKDKLATDLDLSKNTKLTEQFNKYALLDGSNLESNEFNLNVWQNKLGNGKIVSGNTGLVKGGDIFTYVNNIKQELNNQATQDLSNKLDKDGTNLDDASIVKLTNKLSEGSDLTTPTNRLVTDTKVGEALKGKLDINANNLTTEGETNLINKLSKDSDISEPNNRLVTDTQVNEHLKNNYYNKADVDAKVSNISNTVVETNKKSELALGGVANAVAMANLVQVNSYSKHRHNLSAAYGYYGGAHALAVGFSGTNEERNFVYKLSGSVNNKGNLAFGVGAGVMLGEENDYIESTEVKKLKETVKEQRDKISNLEKKLDEVLKLIKK; from the coding sequence ATGAAAAATATCGAAAAATATGTCAAGTCTAGTTTGAAAAAGAAGATTACAGTAAATAGAGCACTAATAATTTTGTTTATGATTACTGGGAGTTTTTCAATGTCCGCACAAGGGGACTATATTATTAAAAGTAATGCACTAGGTAGAAATAGTTTTGCAAAAAATGGATATGTATTTGGTGATAATTCAATAGTCGGAAGTAAAGATGGAAAAGATGTAGATAAAATAAAGGAAATTCTCGGAAAATTAAAGGAATTAAATGACCAAAAAAAAGATTTAGAAAAAGAATTAAGAAATACAACTGATACAGAAAAACAAGCAGAATTAAGAATTAAAATTTCTGAAAAAGAATTAGAAATAACAAAGGAAGAAAATAAACTATTAGGTATAGTTCCAGATGGAGGTAATAATAGCTACGCTATAGGTAACGAAACAACAACATTAGGAAAAAATACCTTTACAATAGGTGACAAGTCATATACAAAAGGTGATAAAACTTATTCATTAGGTGATAAAAATGAAGTGTATGGTGATTCAAATCAAGTGCATGGAAATAATAATAAGGTTGGGACTGAAGAAAAAACTATTAAGGGGAATTTAGTGTTTGGGAATGATAATAAGGTATATTCAGAAACACTAACTTCAAGTGGAACAGAACATGGAAGTGGAAAATTTGTCCCTCAAACTCCAAAAGCTAAATATAATGAAAATGAAATATTTGGAAATAAGAATAAGGTATATGGAGATGAAAATATATCATTTGGTTCGAACAATATAATAGGTACAGACAAGAAAAAAGTAGAAAAAAATATTGTTTTAGGTAGTAATGTAACAATAGATGGTATTAGTAATGCAATAGTGTTTGGAGATAAAAGTACAGCAGTAAAAGATGCTGTATCATTTGGTAATGATAAAAAACAAAGAAAATTAAAATTTGTTGCAAAAGGTACAGATAAAACAGATGCAGTTAATGTTGAACAATTAGATGATTATGCTAAAAAAGAAGAATTAAGCAAATACTTAAAATCAGAAGATGTAGATGTAAAAAGTGCAAATAACTATATATCAGTAAGTGGTACAGGTAAGAAATATACCTTAACATTCAATAAAGATGAGTTGGCAAAAGATCTAGATTTATCAAATAATACAACATTGAAAGGTAAAGCGAATGCGAATGCGGATAATATAGACATAACTACATGGCAAACTAAACTAGGTAATGGAGAAATTGCTGATGGTAATACAGGATTAGTTACAGGAGGAAAAGTATATACCGAATTAAACAAAAAATTATCAGATATAACTGTAGCAGGAGATACATATATTACAGCAACTAAGGATACAAATGATAAAAGTAAATATACATTAGCATTCAATAAAGAAAAGCTAGTAAATGATTTAGATTTATCAAATAATGCAACACTAAAAGGTAAAGCGAATGTGAATGCRGATAATATAGACATAACTACATGGCAAACTAAACTAGGTAATGGAGAAATTGCTGATGGTAATACAGGATTAGTTACAGGAGGRAAAGTATATACCGAATTAAACAAAAAATTATCAGATATAACTGTAGCAGGAGATACATATATTACAGCAACTAAGGATACAAATGATAAAAGTAAATATACATTAGCATTCAATAAAGAAAAGCTAGTAAATGATTTAGATTTATCAAATAATGCAACACTAAAAGGTAAAGCGAATGCGAATGCGGATAATATAGACATAACTACATGGCAAACTAAACTAGGTAATGGAGAAATTGCTGATGGTAATACAGGATTAGTTACAGGAGGAAAAGTATATACCGAATTAAACAAAAAATTAGATATAGATGCTAAAAATATAACAGATGATGGAGTAGCTACTTTAACTACTAAATTAGGTACAGGTGAAATCAAAGATAACAACAACAATTTAGTAACAGGTGGAACAGTTAAAAAATATATAACTGAGGAAATAAACAATATTAACACTAAAGTAAGTGGTAAATTAAGTAGTGAAGATGTAGATGTTAAAGGTGATGAGTATATCACAGTAAATAAAGATGTACAAAAACCTAACCATTATAGTCTAGTGTTTGATAAAGACAAATTAGCAACTGATCTTGATTTATCTAAGAACACTAAATTAACTGAACAATTTAATAAGTATGCACTACTTGATGGAAGTAATTTAGAAAGTAACGAATTTAATTTAAATGTATGGCAAAATAAACTAGGTAATGGTAAAATTGTTAGTGGTAATACAGGATTAGTTAAAGGTGGAGATATATTTACTTATGTTAATAACATTAAGCAAGAGTTAAATAATCAAGCTACACAAGATTTATCTAACAAATTAGATAAAGATGGAACTAACCTAGATGACGCGTCTATAGTTAAATTAACTAACAAATTAAGTGAAGGATCAGATCTAACTACACCAACTAATAGATTAGTTACAGATACTAAAGTAGGTGAAGCATTAAAAGGTAAATTAGATATAAATGCAAACAACTTAACTACAGAAGGTGAAACTAACTTAATTAACAAATTATCTAAAGATTCAGATATATCTGAACCTAATAACAGATTAGTAACAGATACACAAGTAAATGAACATCTAAAGAATAATTACTATAATAAAGCTGATGTTGATGCAAAGGTAAGCAATATATCTAATACTGTAGTTGAAACAAATAAGAAATCTGAATTAGCATTAGGTGGAGTAGCAAATGCAGTAGCAATGGCAAATCTAGTACAAGTTAATTCATATTCAAAACATAGACATAATCTAAGTGCAGCATATGGATACTATGGAGGAGCACACGCATTAGCAGTAGGATTTAGTGGAACTAATGAAGAACGTAACTTTGTATATAAATTAAGTGGTTCAGTAAACAATAAGGGAAATCTTGCATTCGGTGTTGGAGCTGGAGTAATGCTTGGTGAAGAAAATGACTACATTGAAAGTACAGAAGTTAAGAAACTAAAAGAAACAGTTAAGGAACAAAGAGATAAGATTTCTAATCTTGAAAAGAAACTTGATGAAGTCCTTAAATTAATTAAGAAATAG
- the nrdE gene encoding class 1b ribonucleoside-diphosphate reductase subunit alpha: MKDLSQEYISLNAVTKIQNQDNTHNFYADKQAVDMYFKEHVEPNTKKFSSIEEKIGYLIENDYYDEEVLDKYDRKDVIDLFKKAKEYNFKFLNFMGAYKFYNSYCLKSFDGKYYLEEYTDRVSMNALLLAKGNIKSAYDILDAMLKGIFQPATPTFLNAGKKKRGEYVSCYLVRVEDNMESISRAISTSLQLSKRGGGVALCLTNLREFGAPIKKIQNQCTGIVPVMKLLEDSFSYANQLGQRQGAGAVYLNVHHPEVMTFLDTKRENADEKIRIKSLALGLVIPDITFTLAKNNEDMALFSPYDIQRVYGVPMSDISITKEYYNLLKDDRIKKTYISARKLFQTIAELHFESGYPYILFDDTVNMRNPQKKKGRIVMSNLCSEIAQVNTISTFKQDLSFENIGEDVCCNLGSINIAKMMENACDMEKIIDTCIVSLDSVSRLTDIDCAPSIRKGNEKNHAVGLGAMNLHGFLATNEIYYASNDAVDFTDAFFYTLAYYAFKASNKLAKNVGVFEGFEDSEYATGEYFKKYTEHEFTISSEKVKNLLEKYMLKLPTKEDWIKLAKDIKESGLANAHLLAVAPTGSISYVSSCTPSLQPVVSPIEVRKEGKLGRVYVPAYMIDDKNYKYYEKGAYEIGSEWIIDVAAAAAKHVDQAISLTLFMTDKATTRDLNKAYIRAFSKKCPSIYYLRIRQDILEGSEDHTCTSCVI, from the coding sequence ATGAAAGATTTGTCACAAGAGTATATATCGTTAAATGCAGTTACAAAGATACAAAATCAAGATAATACGCATAATTTTTATGCTGATAAACAGGCAGTTGATATGTATTTTAAAGAACACGTAGAACCTAATACAAAAAAGTTTTCTAGCATAGAAGAAAAAATAGGGTATTTAATAGAAAATGACTACTATGATGAAGAAGTATTAGATAAGTATGATAGAAAAGATGTAATAGATCTATTCAAAAAAGCTAAGGAGTATAACTTTAAATTTTTAAATTTTATGGGTGCGTATAAGTTCTATAACTCATACTGTTTAAAAAGCTTTGATGGTAAATATTATCTTGAAGAATATACTGATAGAGTATCTATGAACGCCCTATTATTAGCAAAAGGTAATATTAAAAGTGCATATGATATATTAGATGCAATGCTAAAAGGTATATTTCAACCAGCAACACCTACATTCTTAAATGCAGGTAAGAAAAAACGTGGTGAATATGTATCTTGTTATCTAGTAAGAGTTGAAGATAATATGGAGTCAATCTCAAGGGCAATATCAACAAGCCTTCAATTATCAAAACGTGGTGGTGGAGTTGCGTTATGTTTAACAAATTTAAGAGAATTTGGAGCTCCTATTAAGAAAATACAAAATCAATGCACAGGTATAGTGCCAGTTATGAAGTTATTAGAAGATAGCTTCTCATACGCTAATCAATTAGGTCAACGTCAAGGAGCAGGGGCTGTATATCTTAATGTACACCATCCAGAAGTTATGACTTTCCTTGATACTAAGAGAGAAAACGCAGATGAAAAGATTAGAATAAAGTCACTAGCCCTAGGTTTAGTTATACCAGATATTACATTTACCTTAGCAAAAAACAATGAAGATATGGCACTTTTTTCACCATATGACATACAAAGAGTGTATGGAGTACCTATGAGCGATATTAGTATAACTAAGGAGTACTATAACCTACTAAAAGATGATAGAATCAAAAAGACATATATTAGTGCAAGAAAGCTATTCCAAACGATAGCAGAATTGCATTTTGAATCAGGATATCCATATATATTATTCGATGACACAGTAAATATGAGAAATCCTCAAAAGAAAAAAGGAAGAATAGTAATGTCTAATTTGTGTTCTGAAATAGCACAAGTTAATACGATTAGTACCTTTAAACAAGACTTGAGTTTTGAAAATATTGGAGAAGATGTTTGTTGTAACTTAGGATCTATTAATATTGCTAAGATGATGGAAAACGCTTGCGATATGGAGAAGATAATAGATACTTGTATTGTAAGTCTTGATAGTGTTTCAAGATTAACGGATATAGACTGTGCACCAAGTATACGTAAGGGTAATGAAAAAAATCATGCTGTTGGACTAGGTGCAATGAATTTACATGGCTTTTTAGCAACAAATGAAATATATTATGCATCAAATGATGCAGTAGACTTTACTGATGCTTTCTTCTATACTCTAGCATATTATGCATTTAAGGCGTCAAATAAGCTGGCAAAAAATGTAGGAGTATTTGAAGGATTTGAGGATAGTGAATATGCTACAGGAGAATATTTCAAAAAGTATACAGAACATGAATTTACAATAAGCAGTGAAAAAGTAAAGAACTTATTAGAAAAATATATGTTAAAACTTCCAACAAAAGAAGATTGGATAAAATTAGCAAAAGATATTAAGGAATCTGGACTTGCTAATGCCCACCTATTAGCAGTTGCACCAACAGGATCAATTAGTTATGTATCATCATGTACTCCAAGCTTACAACCAGTTGTATCACCAATAGAAGTTAGAAAAGAAGGTAAGTTAGGAAGAGTATATGTACCTGCATATATGATAGATGATAAGAACTATAAGTACTATGAAAAAGGGGCGTATGAAATAGGATCAGAATGGATAATAGATGTAGCAGCAGCTGCAGCAAAACATGTTGACCAAGCAATTTCATTAACTCTATTCATGACAGATAAGGCAACAACAAGAGATTTAAATAAGGCATATATTAGAGCGTTTAGTAAGAAGTGTCCATCAATATATTATTTGAGAATAAGACAGGATATATTGGAAGGAAGTGAAGACCACACTTGCACAAGTTGTGTGATATAG
- the nrdI gene encoding class Ib ribonucleoside-diphosphate reductase assembly flavoprotein NrdI, which produces MRVVFFSSISNNTKRFVDKLGVDGIRIPIKIKESITVDEEYILIVPTYSGGNGDTRGAVPKQVIHFLNDENNRKLCRGVIASGNTNFGDTYCIAGPIISKKINVPLLYQFELLGTTKDVEEVKKILEGMK; this is translated from the coding sequence ATGAGAGTAGTATTTTTTTCTTCAATATCAAATAATACAAAAAGATTTGTAGATAAATTGGGAGTAGATGGAATTAGAATACCTATTAAGATAAAAGAAAGTATAACTGTAGATGAAGAATATATTTTAATAGTTCCAACATACAGTGGAGGTAATGGTGATACTAGAGGAGCTGTACCAAAACAAGTTATACATTTTTTAAATGATGAGAATAATAGGAAGTTGTGCCGTGGTGTAATAGCTTCGGGTAATACAAACTTTGGAGATACATATTGTATAGCAGGACCCATAATCTCAAAGAAGATAAATGTACCTTTGCTATACCAATTTGAGCTTTTAGGAACTACAAAGGATGTAGAAGAAGTAAAGAAAATATTAGAAGGGATGAAGTAA
- the nrdF gene encoding class 1b ribonucleoside-diphosphate reductase subunit beta — protein MSKYFEESVSPLEFSKGVNKPMRSVNWNKIDDEKDLEVWNRVVQNFWLPEKIPVSNDLPSWNTLDENWQRLITRTFTGLTLLDTIQATIGDVAQVKNSLTDHEQVIYTNFAFMVAVHARSYGTIFSTLCTSEQIEEAHEWVIHTKSLQKRAEILIPYYTGDDPLKSKVAAALMPGFLLYGGFYLPFYLASRAKLPNTSDIIRLILRDKVIHNYYSGYKYQQKVKKLSVEKQKEMKEFVFDLLYKLIDLEKDYLNELYEGFSLAEDAIKFSVYNAGKFLQNLGYDSPFTEEETQIKPEVFAQLSARADENHDFFSGNGSSYVMGVTEETEDEDWEF, from the coding sequence ATGTCAAAATATTTTGAAGAGTCAGTTTCACCTTTAGAATTTTCAAAAGGTGTGAATAAGCCGATGAGATCGGTTAACTGGAATAAAATAGATGATGAAAAAGACTTAGAAGTTTGGAATAGAGTAGTTCAAAACTTCTGGTTGCCAGAAAAAATACCAGTATCAAATGATTTACCATCATGGAATACATTGGACGAAAATTGGCAAAGGTTAATAACAAGAACATTTACAGGATTAACACTATTAGATACAATTCAAGCAACAATAGGTGATGTTGCCCAAGTTAAAAATTCACTTACAGATCATGAACAAGTAATATATACTAACTTTGCATTTATGGTTGCTGTACATGCAAGATCATATGGAACAATATTTTCAACACTATGTACAAGTGAACAAATAGAGGAAGCACATGAGTGGGTTATACATACCAAAAGCTTACAAAAAAGAGCAGAAATATTAATACCATATTACACAGGAGACGATCCTTTAAAATCAAAGGTAGCAGCAGCACTTATGCCAGGGTTCTTGCTATACGGAGGATTCTATTTACCTTTCTACTTAGCATCACGTGCAAAATTACCTAATACATCAGATATTATACGTCTAATACTACGTGATAAGGTAATACATAATTACTATAGTGGATACAAATACCAACAAAAAGTAAAGAAATTGTCTGTTGAAAAGCAAAAAGAAATGAAAGAGTTTGTTTTTGATTTATTGTATAAATTAATAGACTTAGAAAAAGATTACTTAAATGAGTTGTATGAAGGCTTTTCTCTAGCAGAAGATGCAATTAAATTTAGTGTGTATAATGCTGGAAAATTCTTGCAAAATTTAGGATATGATTCTCCTTTTACTGAAGAAGAAACACAAATAAAGCCAGAAGTATTTGCACAATTATCTGCAAGAGCAGATGAAAATCATGATTTCTTCTCAGGTAATGGTTCATCATATGTTATGGGTGTAACAGAAGAAACAGAAGATGAGGATTGGGAGTTTTAA
- a CDS encoding cation:proton antiporter yields MLQSLAIILLLGLVFSKILEKFKIPGLIGMIIVGICISKFMHPKIFNISSDLRQIALIVILTRSGLSLNLDNLKKVGRPAMLLCFLPATFEMIACSIIAPMIFKISHLEGALLGSVLAAVSPAVVSPRMIRMIENKVGIKKGIPEMILAGASVDDVYVIVFFTSFLTLLSKNTLSYMEFVKLPISIVLGIVFGVILGKVMLYIYKKIEMNSVSMTITLISISFLAIKIQDFLPIAVLLSLMVMGMTINRSKDICQKLNTSYMNLWKVFEILLFVLVGVSIKVEYLKENFILGILLILLILIFRMLAVYICVLRTNLNTKERVFCMLAYIPKATVQAAIGGVPLAMGLNCGSLVLTISAIAILFTAPIGAYLIDNTQQYIV; encoded by the coding sequence ATGTTACAAAGTTTAGCAATAATCCTTTTATTAGGATTAGTTTTTTCAAAAATATTAGAAAAATTTAAGATTCCAGGCCTTATTGGCATGATAATAGTAGGTATATGCATATCTAAATTTATGCACCCTAAAATATTTAATATATCCAGCGATTTAAGACAAATTGCATTAATAGTAATACTTACTAGATCAGGTCTTTCACTTAATTTAGATAATTTAAAAAAAGTAGGTAGACCTGCAATGCTATTATGCTTTTTACCAGCAACATTTGAAATGATAGCTTGTAGTATAATAGCACCTATGATATTTAAAATTTCACATCTAGAAGGTGCCTTATTAGGCTCAGTTTTAGCAGCAGTTAGTCCAGCAGTTGTTTCACCACGTATGATAAGAATGATAGAGAATAAGGTGGGTATTAAAAAGGGAATACCAGAAATGATTTTAGCAGGTGCTAGTGTTGATGATGTGTACGTTATTGTGTTTTTCACAAGCTTTTTAACCCTATTATCCAAAAATACCCTATCATATATGGAATTTGTTAAACTTCCAATATCAATAGTTTTAGGTATAGTATTTGGTGTGATTTTAGGTAAGGTAATGTTGTACATATACAAGAAAATAGAGATGAATAGTGTTAGTATGACAATTACCCTAATATCAATATCGTTTTTAGCTATTAAAATACAAGATTTTTTACCAATAGCTGTTTTACTTAGCTTAATGGTTATGGGTATGACAATAAATAGAAGTAAGGACATATGTCAAAAGTTAAATACTTCATATATGAACTTATGGAAAGTATTTGAAATCTTACTTTTCGTCCTAGTTGGAGTAAGTATAAAGGTAGAGTATTTAAAAGAAAACTTCATATTAGGAATACTACTAATATTATTAATACTAATATTCAGAATGTTAGCAGTATATATTTGTGTATTAAGAACAAATTTAAATACAAAAGAAAGAGTATTTTGTATGTTAGCATACATACCAAAAGCTACAGTTCAAGCAGCTATAGGTGGAGTACCTTTAGCTATGGGTCTTAATTGTGGAAGTCTTGTGCTTACAATCTCAGCTATTGCCATACTTTTCACAGCACCTATAGGGGCATATCTAATAGATAATACACAACAATATATTGTGTAA